In Oceanivirga salmonicida, the DNA window CAGCATAAATAAGCCATATGATGTATCAAATCATATTAATTATGATAAAATATTAATAGCCTACGGGTATAATGGAATAGATCCAACTGAAACAGATATTGCTAATAAATCGTTTGGTCCTAATATTCCTGCAAGTATAGAAGCAGTTTTATTAGGAATTGATACAAATGGTAAATTACCAGTATCTATACCTAAAATAGAAAATGGAAAAATAACAAATAAAATATATTGTGAAAGAGTAAAATAATTTAAAGAGCTAAAAAAAGGCTCTTTTAATTTAAATTAGTTGACAACTATTAATAAGCGAGATAAACTATACTATAATAAAAAGAGGAGGAATTCTTATGGAAATTTTAGCAATGATACTTGCTGGAGGCAGAGGTTCTAGATTAGATATATTATCAGAAAATAGAGTAAAACCTAGTGTTCCTTTTGCAGGTAAATTTAGAATTATAGATTTTTCGCTAAGTAATTGTAGTAATTCTGGAATATACAATGTTGCTTTACTAACTCAATATTTACCTTTATCATTAAATGAGCATATAGGTGCTGGTAAACCTTGGGATTTAGATAGAAGAGATTCTAGCATTACATTATTACAGCCATATGAAAATACAAAAGGTCAATCATGGTATCAGGGAACTGCTGATGCTATTAGACAAAATATACGATTTATAAAATCTAATAACCCTAAATATGTGTTAATATTATCAGGAGATCATATTTATAAAATGAACTATAGATATATGTTAGACGAACATATGAAAAATAATGCGAGTTTAACTATTGCAGCTAAAACAGTTCCTTGGGAAGAGGCAAGTAGATTTGGAATTTTTGAGGTCGATGACAATAAACAAATATTATCATTTGAAGAAAAACCAGCAAGTCCTAAGAGTAATTTCGCATCTATGGGTATATATATATTTAATACAAAAGATTTAATAAAATATATAGAAAATGCAAAAGAAGAAGATTTAGATTTTGGTAAACATGTAATACCTAAAATGTTAGAAGAAAATGAAAGAATATTTTTACATAGTTATGATGCATATTGGAAAGATGTAGGAACTTATGATTCTTATCTTGAAGCTAATTTGGATTTAATCAAAAAATCTGAACAAGTTGGTATAAATTTGTATGATGAAAATTGGAAAATATATACTAAAAGTAAAAATGCAGCACCCGTTAGGGTAGGAGCTACAGGAAGTATATTAAATTCACTTATTTGTGATGGTTGTAAAATAGAAGGTAGAGTTGAAAATTCTGTGTTAGGACCTAATGTTACAGTTAGAGCCGGTTCTACTGTAAGAAATAGTATAATATTTGAAAATACATATATAGACGAAAATACACATTTAGATACAGTTATAATAGATAAAAAGGTTTATATTGGTAAGTATTGTTTATTAGGACATGGAGATAACTATAATCCGAATAAAGAAAAACCAGACCTACTATTTAAAGGAATTAGTGTCTTAGGTAAGGGTTCAATTATAGAAGATAATGTTATTATTGAAAGAAATGTTAGAGTATTTTCGAATCAAAAAATATATAGTGGAAAACAAATAGGAAGTGGTGAAACTATAAGATGAATATAATGTATTTAGGGTCAGAAGCAGTACCATTTATTAAAACAGGTGGATTAGCAGATGTATTATATGCACTGCCTAAAAAAATGAGTAAATTAGGACATGAAGTAAGTGTTATTTTACCAAAATATGATAGTATAAAATTAAAATATTTAGAAAATATAGAATATGTTGATACAATAGAAATGGATGGGGAAGTATATAATTTAGTTACTTATCCTAAAAAAGGAATAAACTACTATTTTATAGAAAATAGAAATCTATATGAAAGAGGTCATCTTTATGGAGATATGGATGAAGATGTACAATATGCAACATTTTGTGAAGTAGTTTTAAGATTTATGAAAAAAAGAGAAATGAAAGTTGATATAGTTCATTGTAATGATTGGCAAACAGGACTATTTCCATATTTCTTAAAAACTAGATATAAACATGATCCATTTTTCTGGGACACAAGAGTAGTATATACTATACATAACTTAATGTACCAAGGTAAATTTAATAATTATTCACTTAAAAAATTAGGTTATGATATGCAAAAAGAAAGCATAAATTTTATGCAAACAGGTATAGAATATGCAGACGTAGTAAATACTGTTAGTCCAACTTATGCGAAAGAAATAAAGCATCCTTATTTTGCAGAAGGCTTAGAAGATATAGTTGGAAATAAAGAAATATATGGTATATTAAATGGAATAGACTATAAGTTTTTCAACCCAAAAGTGATGGGCTATATAGAACATTATGAAGGGAATTTTGAAGAGTATAAGGCTAAAAATAGAAAAAAATTATTAGATTATTTTGATATTAAAGATGACAATTCTATGATAATAACAATGGTTAGTAGATTAGTTGAAGGAAAAGGTTTAGATTTAATAAAAGCTAGAATGCAAACTATATTAAAATATGACCATGTAAAAGTTTTAATACTAGGTTGTGGAGATAGACATTATGAAGACTATTTTAGACATTTAGAATATGTATACCCTGATAAATTTAAAGCATATATAGGATATAATGATGAATTGGCTAATTTAATGTATGCAGGAACTGATTTATTCTTAATGCCTTCAAGATATGAACCTTGTGGATTATCACAAATGATAGCAATGAGATATGGAAGCATACCTTTAGTAAGGGAAACAGGTGGTTTAAAAGATACAGTTAAGCCATATAATGAAGTTACAAATGAAGGAAATGGTTTTTCATTCACTAACTATAATGCAGATGACATGTTAAATACAATTAGATATGCAGAAGATATATACTTTAATAAAAAAGAAATATGGAATGAATTATTATTGAAAAATTTTGAAATAGATAATTCTTGGGAAAAATCAGCAAATGAATATGTAAAACTATATGAATTTGCAAAAAAGACACCTTAAATATTTTGAATAGATAAAAAAACTCTCAGTTAAATCTGTGAGTTTTTTATATTATAATAAATATTTTTTAGGTAATACTTGTAAAATTTTTAAATTATGGTATAAATATAATATATAATATTAAAAAGGAGAAAATGTGAAAAGAATATTGAAAATGTTTAGTATATTTGTTTTTTCATTATTATTGTTTGGAGAATTAAATTCTCAATATATGTAAAAATAAAAGAGTTAAGGATGTGATAGTATGAGTAAATTATTAAGTAAAATTAAAATAGGTAGAAATACATTTAAAAATAGAGTAGTTATGGCACCAATGTGTATGTTTCATAACAAAACTAAAAATGGTGTATTAACAAATGAACATTATGACCATTATGTTGCAAGAGCATTAGGTGGTGTTGCAGGAATAATAGTTGAAGCAACTATGGTAAATGAAAAAGGTGGTATAAGAAAATTAGATTTAGGACTATATAACGATGAACAAATGCATGCTTTTTCTAAATTAACTAAAAGAGTGCATGAATATAATACAGTAATAGGAATACAAATTAGTCATGCTGGTATAAAAGCAGATAAAGATTATGATGATATTATAGGACCATCTGTAATAGAAAATAGAAATAGAGAGTTAAGTATATCAGAAATAGAAAAGTTAATATCTGAATACACTAATAGTGCAGTACTTGCTAAAAAAGCAGGTTTTGATTTTGTTGAAATACATGGAGCACATGGTTATTTAGTTAGTCAATTCTTATCTCCACTAACAAATAAAAGAAACGATATATATGGTGGTAGTTTAGAAAAAAGATATAAATTTTTAGGAGATATTATAAAAGAAATTAAAAAAAATGTTGATATAGATATACATGTTAGAATATCTGCTGATGAATATAGTGAAAACGGGAACAGTTTAGATGATATTATACAAATATTGAAATG includes these proteins:
- a CDS encoding glucose-1-phosphate adenylyltransferase; the encoded protein is MEILAMILAGGRGSRLDILSENRVKPSVPFAGKFRIIDFSLSNCSNSGIYNVALLTQYLPLSLNEHIGAGKPWDLDRRDSSITLLQPYENTKGQSWYQGTADAIRQNIRFIKSNNPKYVLILSGDHIYKMNYRYMLDEHMKNNASLTIAAKTVPWEEASRFGIFEVDDNKQILSFEEKPASPKSNFASMGIYIFNTKDLIKYIENAKEEDLDFGKHVIPKMLEENERIFLHSYDAYWKDVGTYDSYLEANLDLIKKSEQVGINLYDENWKIYTKSKNAAPVRVGATGSILNSLICDGCKIEGRVENSVLGPNVTVRAGSTVRNSIIFENTYIDENTHLDTVIIDKKVYIGKYCLLGHGDNYNPNKEKPDLLFKGISVLGKGSIIEDNVIIERNVRVFSNQKIYSGKQIGSGETIR
- a CDS encoding oxidoreductase, translated to MSKLLSKIKIGRNTFKNRVVMAPMCMFHNKTKNGVLTNEHYDHYVARALGGVAGIIVEATMVNEKGGIRKLDLGLYNDEQMHAFSKLTKRVHEYNTVIGIQISHAGIKADKDYDDIIGPSVIENRNRELSISEIEKLISEYTNSAVLAKKAGFDFVEIHGAHGYLVSQFLSPLTNKRNDIYGGSLEKRYKFLGDIIKEIKKNVDIDIHVRISADEYSENGNSLDDIIQILKWAKEDGVVFNNISSGGIVTGGAPEEVYSGYQAKLSRNIKRNDLKCSAVGLLTDYGLCEYLLQSDACDLIYEGRALLRNPNFVYGAAIYLNETDKIEYPLSSYGRI
- a CDS encoding glycogen synthase, with protein sequence MNIMYLGSEAVPFIKTGGLADVLYALPKKMSKLGHEVSVILPKYDSIKLKYLENIEYVDTIEMDGEVYNLVTYPKKGINYYFIENRNLYERGHLYGDMDEDVQYATFCEVVLRFMKKREMKVDIVHCNDWQTGLFPYFLKTRYKHDPFFWDTRVVYTIHNLMYQGKFNNYSLKKLGYDMQKESINFMQTGIEYADVVNTVSPTYAKEIKHPYFAEGLEDIVGNKEIYGILNGIDYKFFNPKVMGYIEHYEGNFEEYKAKNRKKLLDYFDIKDDNSMIITMVSRLVEGKGLDLIKARMQTILKYDHVKVLILGCGDRHYEDYFRHLEYVYPDKFKAYIGYNDELANLMYAGTDLFLMPSRYEPCGLSQMIAMRYGSIPLVRETGGLKDTVKPYNEVTNEGNGFSFTNYNADDMLNTIRYAEDIYFNKKEIWNELLLKNFEIDNSWEKSANEYVKLYEFAKKTP